tatatttctcatgttaAATCGATGTATTTTGCGATGCTGAAAGAATTTCACAAAATACATACAGTGATGAAAAATTAGcacagtaataattattaaaaacaaaatacacaaaaaaaaaaaaaaaaaatgttttgttttattcaatgaggtggttcatttttcatatatattataaatcattattgccaatttataaagcgaataaaaagcttatgaacatttattaaatttaagataccatctctattaagagaccactctccattaagagaccgtttttcaacttcccttgagtggtcgcttaatacagattcgactgtacatgtatgacaaaGTTTAAGTATgaactattttttattttggtaATTTCTTTAGAAAATGATTAATATTTTGAGAagagcatttaaaaaaaaaagtttattgtCTGTTGTCTATTTTCTAGGCTATTCTGTTGCTGATGACCTCCGACCTTTTCGACACCTGTCTTGCTTGCACAAATGGCAGCTTGAGTGACCATTGTCCAGTGTTTGACCATCAGAGCTGTGTGACTGGAATAGTACTGGCCAGTGGAGGATACCCAGGGTCCTATAAGAAAGGGATGACCATCACAGGTATATTGTGGGTAATACTGCTATAGTTAAAGAACAGTCATTACTTATAGAGATGTTTCTCTGttaatttattaaatgtatatgtaagtagtttttttataaatatattacaataattgagcattatcaatatttcaatatgtattgaaaaacataattatttactTTCAAATATGTGTccaaataatgtaaataaatatttgtgaCATAATTGCAGTAATTATTGAAATACTGTTTATTGAAAATAACagttgtaaaatataaatattcacaTGCACACAGGTTTAGACCGAGCAGAATCACATGGACTGACCGTGTTCCATGCAGGAACTGCTGGAGATGAGGACACGGTTCTGACCAATGGTGGCAGAGTCCTAGCTGTCATGGCAACCAGTCACAACTTCCGTACAGCTTGTAACCTGGCAACCCGAGGAGCTGCCCTGGTGAAATTTGATGGGGCTTACTACAGGAGGGACATAGGGTTCAAGGTGTACGCTAGGTCAGTGTGATTTTTTAACTATCTAATTTATTCAGAGGTTGATGGAAGTTAAAACAGAATTTTGGATGGTAGAGATATCAAATTTAAACTTTTCAGATTTAGACAAGTTTGTggaatttgttaaaatgtatgtaataccTGATATGAAGAATGCTAGGCATTTTGTGTCTGGTATCTCTgattaattaaatgaaatttgcCAATGTCcatttaaattgtttgtttttagcAAATCATGAACTCATTGTTGCTGGACTTAAAATTGCAAATAAACGAGATGTGCAGTGAATTTAATGTTATAGTATGTAATATATGCATTGATATTattcaaaaatttgaatttgtCTTATTACCTGTGGTATCAATAGTTGCCCCGAAGAGCCTGGAATGACCTATCGGGATTCAGGTGTAAACATTACTGCAGGAAATAGTCTGGTGGAGGCCATCAAGCCTCTTGCATCCATGACCAGTCGGGCTGGCTCTACCGTAAAACTTGGAGGGTTTGGAGCACTGTTTGATATAAAGGAGGCTGGATACACAGACCCAATCCTGGTGGCTGGTACTGACGGTGTTGGTACAAAACTGAAGGTCAGTtgtatgtcaaggtcagtgACAATTCAAGGTAACAGACAGTTTAAGGTAATTGGCATTTCAAGGTCATAAACAATTCAAGATCACAAACTATTCAAGGGCATTAACAATTCAAGTTCATTGGGGATTCAAGGTCACTGACAATTTATTTATAGGTTGCCAAGGATTATTAACTGGCTGTCACAGTACTAATGATATTAATAGGGATTGAATTGGTTGCTATGTGAcatttgatatctttatttctGGTTGCCAAGGATACTGTCTGTCACAGTACTATAGGGAATGACTTTGTTGCTATGTGACATttaaaatctttatttataGGTTGCCAAGGATACCGGCTGTTCCAGTACTATAGGGATTGACTTGGTTGCTATGTGAcatttgatatctttatttatagGTTGCCAAGGATACCGGCTGTCACAGTACTATAGGGATTGACTTGGTTGCTATGTGCGTCAATGACATACTGGCACAGGGGGCGGAACCACTGTTTTTCCTTGACTACTTTGCCACAGGGAGACTGGATGTAAACTTGGCTAAGGATGTGATAGCTGGGATTACAAAGGGCTGTGTGGAAGCTGGCTGTTCTCTCATaggtatgtatacctgtgtgGAAGCTGGCTGTTCTCTCATaggtatgtatacctgtgtgGAAGCTGGCTGTTCTCTCATaggtatgtatacctgtgtgGAAGCTGGCTGTTCTCTCATAtgtgtgtgtacctgtgtagaaaatataacaaaactcAAACTGACTAATGTGAACCCAAAATATTCTTACATACTTTCTCATCAAAGTGTGTTTTCCTTATGTATAGTGCAACTTTTCTTATCTGAACCCTGAGTTCATTCTTAGAAAGAATTTATACACCTCACATCAATAGGACCTAATATAAATGATAAgtatattcaaatatattgtCTAATTTGATCACCTAGTACTCTGACACCTTCTCATTTTTaactgtaggtaatgtgtccGCTGTATGATCTGAACGCTGAGTCTTCTGACTATATGCCTCCTGACTCCTGAGTATTAAGACAtcttgtctaatctgaccccttaATATTCTGGCATCTTGTCTTATTAGACCCTCAAGTATACTGACACCCTCTCTCACTAAGAAAGTGTTTCACCTGTATGGACAGTGTTATCTGTCTAATTTCAGGGCTTTTTGGGGTCGTTGATGGGCCCTATTTCCAATTAAAATGATTCTTTATTTAAGTCAAATCcaaaaatttgcagtttactcctgaacaTTTTTTCTCAATTCAATAATTTTCTTCCCAAATGATACCAAATGGCTGCATCCCAAAACCGTGAGAAAAAAACCTTAAATTGAATCCTGAGCATTCTGACACCCTGTCTAATCCAATCACTATAGATATTCTCATGTCCAACTGAGCTAAATTTGCCTAAATAGCACCTGCAGATTTAGTCACATTTGACGTGAATAGTATATGTTCTCTCAGACAGGATTTTCGGCCATGTCTAGACCAGTGTCACTTCGATGCCATAAGATAAATGTTAACATGTTTGAGTATACAGTTTGTAATTTTCTCAGATTGTTTCTCTAGGAGGAGAAACTGCCGAGATGCCTGGGATGTATCCAGGCGGAGAGTATGATGTGGCTGGTTTTGCAGTTGGTGCTGTCGAACGAACAAACATCCTACCACGACtaaatgaaatatcaacagGAGATGTCCTGATTGGTCTGAAATCTAGTGGTATCCATAGCAACGGTTTCAGTCTGGTACGGAAGGTGATAGAGAAAGTTGGAATCAGTCTTGACATGCCATCCCCGTTTGGATCTGGGATAACCATAGGTACAGTGgtacttgtttttatataacagtaatgatagaTTCTACCCTGGATAGCACCAAACCAGCATTGTATGCCTACAGAACTTCTGAATCTCATTTTCCCCCAGATTGGTAAAATGATTattaaactttattcatttacAATAATTACGAGACAATCTctaccaacttatattaatcactcttgttggcctggGTTAAAGGTGAGGGGTCTCTCTGTGGGGGAAAACTGGAtcagtacccagagaaaacccactTGGTTGGGCAGACGACTCCATACCTTTTCATATCTGATTGGGGAAGTGAACCCCAGCtgtctaggtgaaaggcaagtgtgttaccacagTGCCATCTAACCACCACAATGGTTACTTAAATGGCATTTTCTGATAGGTCAAAACAATTGTCCCCTATAAAATCTTCTAGTTCTAGTTTGCATTAGTTCATACCTTGAGGTTTNNNNNNNNNNNNNNNNNNNNNNNNNNNNNNNNNNNNNNNNNNNNNNNNNNNNNNNNNNNNNNNNNNNNNNNNNNNNNNNNNNNNNNNNNNNNNNNNNNNNTCCAAGAGCTACCTAATCTCTGATAGGGACTGACCTCCAGGCTCTAATCTTACTGTCTCTGATAGGGACTGACCTCCAGGCTCTAATCTTACTGTCTCTGATAGAGACTGACCTCCAGACTCTAATCTTACTGTCTCTGATAGAGACTGACCTCCAGGCTCTAATCTTACTGTCTCTGATAGAGACTGACCTCCAGGCTCTAATCTTACTCTGTCTCTGATAGAGACTGACCACCAGGCTCTAATCTTACTGTCTCTGATAGAGACTGACCTCCAGACTCTAATCTTACTGTCTCTGATAGGGACTGACCTCCAGGCTCTAATCTTACTGTCTCTGATAGAGACTGACCTCCAGGCTCTAATCTTACTCTGTCTCTGATAGGGACTGACCTCCAGGCTCTAATCTTACTCTGTCTCTGATAGAGACTGACCACCAGGCTCTAATCTTACTGTCTCTGATAGAGACTGACCTCCAGACTCTAATCTTACTCTGTCTCTGATAGAGACTGACCTCCAGGCTCTAATCTTACTGTCTCTGATAGGGACTGACCTCTCTAATCTTACTGTCTCTGATAGAGACTGACCTCCAGACTCTAATCTTACTCTGTCTCTGATAGAGGACTGACCACCAGGCTCTAATCTTACTGTCTCTGATAGAGACTGACCTCCAGGCTCTAATCTTCCTCATTCGTTGATAGGAACTAATCTTCAGGCTCTAATCTTACTCTGTCTCTGATAGAGACTGACCTCTCTAATCTTACTGTCTCTGATAGGGACTGACCTCCAGGCTCTAATCTTATTCATTCGTTGATAGGAACTAATCTCCAGGCTCTCATAGACTACGTCCAggaacaaaacaacaatagTTGTGCAGAGATTGCACTGGTTATTTCGAATAAGTCAGGGGTGCAGGGACTGGAAAGGGCTCGCCAGGCAGGGATACCTACACAGGTAAGCTGTATATATTTCAAGGTCTACATAGGGACAGTTAGGACAGTATTAGATGACAGATGTATAGTAGTTAACAAACTGTTCATGACTttggaaatgaaaatgatattgtaacagtgaatttcagaaataaatcaagaaaatacatttcttattctgtaacatatacattgtagtacgTACTTAATAGACGTACATACCCCcggtaaatatatatgtgaatgTAGAACTTCAAGAaacatatattttctatttcttttgTATTGCATGCAGATTATCAACCATAAAGATTTTGGAAGTCGTCAAAGCTTTGATGAGGCTGTTCACAAAGCACTTGTTACCGCAGGAGTGGACATCGTGTGTTTGGCTGGCTTCATGAGGATCCTTACTGGTAAATTTGGGATGTTCAATTTTTTGTcataatgtacaaatgtacagtgGTTAAGTATGAGATTACCTTCAAATGTATTATTATGATAAGTCATTCTCCCTCTCTCAAGCCATGGCCaaataatttttacaaaaataaactgTATCTCAAGCTCAAGCATgatattcatttttgttttcatccaACCTTGACAACTGTGTACAAAGCCCTCGTGACCAAGGGATATGTGTCTTGACAAAAAAAACACAGGTTTTTATACTTGTATGTTTCAGGTGATTTTGTTCGTAAGTGGAATGGCTGTATGCTGAATATCCACCCCTCTTTGCTGCCATCCTTCAAGGGACATGATGCCCACTGTCAGGTGTTAAAGGCTAATGTCAGGATTTCAGGCTGTACCGTACATTTTGTAGCTGTGAGTGTCGTATCTATATATTGATTGTGGGTCTATGTCTTATAATACATTCCTTGGGAAAGACACATAGCCCTAATTGCGCTGGATGGCATGCGATAGGCCTCCTGTATGTTTTTTAGTGAtttagtcaccaactactacaatgaccccacctcaaaatgttCATGGgagataaacccagcaaacagtTCTTTTACAATACATTTTGCTAGGTAATGATAACAGGGGGGCATTTAAATATGTGTCTTAATTTATTCTTTTAAGTTATAATGATGTAGACATACAAATTTCTGTCTTACAATACATTCCTCTAGGTTATAATTACGAGGACATCAAAACACGCATCTTACAATACATTCCTTGAGGTTATATTGAGACAGGGACATCAAAACATGCGTCTTACAATACATTCCTCTAGGTTATAATGAGACAGGGACATCAAAACACGTGTCTTACAATACCTTCCTCTTGGTTATATTGAGACAGGGACATCAAAACACGTATCTTACAATACATTCCTCTAGGTTATAATGGCAGACAGACATCAAGTAGTGTGTACTTGATAAACTAGTTTCAGGGTAGTTCACATGTACTATCACAgttggaaaaaaaaatgaatctttttgtgtgaaataggagtatttttatttcttcagAAAGTCTTTAACATTTCATCATTtcaatagaatatatatatattgtctaaaATATGTGTGTGCAGATTGAAGAGTGTATTAATGATGCTACCCTGTTCGAAATCcacagataaaaggtatatgtaAGTATGTTATATAGAGGACCTTATTTTGGTTTCAGGAGGAAATAGATTCAGGGGCCATACTGGTTCAGGAAGCTGTTCCTGTGTATCCAGACGACACTGAGGCGACCTTATCGGCCAGGGTCAAGACTGTGGAGCACCGTGCCTTCCCAAGGGCCTTGGAGCTGGTCGCCAGTGGACAGGCCAGACTGGGAGGGGAAGGTCAGATTATCTGGTGTCAGTAAAAGGACAAAGGTCACATTGTCTGATGTCAGTAAAAGGCCAAAGGTCACACAGACTGCTGTCATagaaaggtcaaaggtcacatagGCTGATTTCATTAAAAGGTCGAAGGTCAAAACGTCTGATGTCgttaaaaggtcaaaggtcacaaaaGAAAATAAGACTTGTGTCGGTAAAGgacaaaggtcacacagactGTTGTCattaaaaggtcaaaggtcacataaTCTGATGTCAGTGGAAGGTGAAGGCTTTATATTCTGGTGTCCATTAATGAATGTAGAGAGATTGAAGGGGTAGGGTATCACCAAGGTAGCAGTAGACATTATTTCCTGTGTTACCATTCAATGTGGAGGTCAAACTTTATGACAAGGACAATTAAACATGTAAGTTGGTTATCCATGTATGGTGACGTCGCCAAGATGTTATCAACTATTTTAAGTCTGTTGAAAACAAGATGTATATGGATGTTGTGTAGTAACACCAACTATTGTGTACCATGGAATAGTCTGAGTTAGATCTGAAATGCTCTGCTGTTTGTTATAATTGTACCAGCTGTAGTGTTCTACTGTCATTCAAGTTGTATAATTGATTGTATGATCACTTCCTGTTAGGAACAAAAGCACATTATCGTAGTATTCCCCAGTAAATTAGGGTCCCGCATTCAGAAAATTGGTAGGACCTATATTTAAATATcctattttaatgaaatttggatATAATAGGGCTTAAGTTAAAGTTATAGTTTGACAtgatttttgttgatatataatagAGAGAAAAGTTGAAGGACTACTTTAACATGGAGATCTACAAAGATTTTTCCTAAACTAGTTctaattcagatatgtacctGTAGTGCTTTTTATATGtgttcaatatacatatatgtattagcTGACTGACACTATAACATAATTATGGTAAAAGAAAATGGGCCTCCTGTATCGTCATGTTTTCCATGTAAATTTCCCAACTGCACAATTAGCATATAATAAAGTTTGCTTAAGGGTTAGTATCAAACTGTAATATTGAATTACTTCTTACTAATCGAAACTAAATGTTTCCtgataggtaatatatacaagGCATTAtcgatgtatatatatatattgaaagatTTTGATGTCAATTAATGCTTTTGATTTTCTGATGTTACATTTAATGGTTTGTTATGCACATGAAATAAACTGTTAGTTTTATATGTAACATTTTAGTTGTTTATGTTGAGTTAACTGTTTGCATTAGTGTTAATATGTCTGTCTTCATTGGG
This genomic stretch from Pecten maximus chromosome 16, xPecMax1.1, whole genome shotgun sequence harbors:
- the LOC117345237 gene encoding trifunctional purine biosynthetic protein adenosine-3-like (The sequence of the model RefSeq protein was modified relative to this genomic sequence to represent the inferred CDS: added 459 bases not found in genome assembly), coding for METILVIGSGGREHALAWKLAQSPSVRQVFVSPGNAGTSKNGKIDNTALDVKDFGAIVKYCKDESVGLVVVGPEDPLANGISDYLIEAGIPCFGPSAAASQIEASKNFSKQFMCQNGIPTARNQSFTEVELACKHINQSTYPALVVKASGLAAGKGVVVAESKEMACQAVREMLQEKKFGVAGESVLVEEVLEGEEVSCLAFTDGSTVVMMPPAQDHKALNEGDTGPNTGGMGVVCPYPKVSKADLDKIQTDILQKAVNGMRERGTPYKGVLYAGIMLTADGPKVLEFNCRFGDPEAQAILLLMTSDLFDTCLACTNGSLSDHCPVFDHQSCVTGIVLASGGYPGSYKKGMTITGLDRAESHGLTVFHAGTAGDEDTVLTNGGRVLAVMATSHNFRTACNLATRGAALVKFDGAYYRRDIGFKVYASCPEEPGMTYRDSGVNITAGNSLVEAIKPLASMTSRAGSTVKLGGFGALFDIKEAGYTDPILVAGTDGVGTKLKVAKDTGCHSTIGIDLVAMCVNDILAQGAEPLFFLDYFATGRLDVNLAKDVIAGITKGCVEAGCSLIGGETAEMPGMYPGGEYDVAGFAVGAVERTNILPRLNEISTGDVLIGLKSSGIHSNGFSLVRKVIEKVGISLDMPSPFGSGITIGEELLTPTKIYVKDVLPLMRRGLVKAFAHITGGGLIENIPRALPADLGVIIDALSWNIPKIFGYLADKGNISDHEMARTFNCGVGGVLLVDKTQVDTVMEQLGDQASVIGSVHQCKEGCRVKIENLRQAFKQCWKSMTATRMCKKVGVLISGSGTNLQALIDYVQEQNNNSCAEIALVISNKSGVQGLERARQAGIPTQIINHKDFGSRQSFDEAVHKALVTAGVDIVCLAGFMRILTGDFVRKWNGCMLNIHPSLLPSFKGHDAHCQVLKANVRISGCTVHFVAEEIDSGAILVQEAVPVYPDDTEATLSARVKTVEHRAFPRALELVASGQARLGGEGQIIWCQ